One segment of Desulfosudis oleivorans Hxd3 DNA contains the following:
- a CDS encoding SDR family NAD(P)-dependent oxidoreductase — translation MIGITSYGAFVPRYRLSRSSIFQTMGWFAPAIMMVAQGERSMCNWDEDPITMAVGAGRDCLTEYDKQQIDGLYLASTSLPFMDRQNAGIVSTALNLSEHIATADFTSSQRAGTSALIHAVESVKSKEKNNVMVIGTDARETKPAYFYEMWYGDGAASVTIGSKDVIAEYKGSFSLTRDFVDHYKGKGRRFDYFWEERWVRDEGFSKIIPEAVNGLFEKIGMTGDKVDKFVFPCFFAKDRKKIAKLCGIDPSRVTDPLHEVCGDTGAAHALLMLAAALDDAKPGEIIVVAGFGQGCDALCFKVTKNIATLAPRDGAHGTLENKLSIDNYAKFLVFRQLIEPDMGIRAEAPLQTALTALYRNRKMLLGLVGGKCRECGTPQFPKSKVCVNPHCEAMHSQDDYEFAGQPARVKTFTGDMLSVSVDPPNIYGMVQFDNGGRMMADFTDCSIDDVKVGLPVEMVFRRRVVDPERKFSSYFWKAKPIAGAAVDEVDKLTMDGRVAVITGAGGGLGRAYALEFARRGAKVVVNDLGGSRDGSGKGSKSPAEVVVKEIQDLGGEAIANYDNVATAKGGENIIKAAVKAFGTVDIVVNNAGILRDKSFLKMEPENWDAVLAVHLTGAYNVTRPAFAIMKEKGFGRIIMTTSAAGLYGNFGQTNYSSAKMALVGFMNTLKLEGGKYNIKVNTVAPLAASRLTEDIMPPEIFEKMKPEYVVPLVTYLASEECEPTGNIFNAGMGYYNRAAIMTGNTVQIGDNDKLPTPEDIHKNWDAINSLEGAKELSDLNTAMMDLLSGPQASGGAEKAQPAGDAGDVTPQVVFDMMPGVFKPEAAAGVNVVFQYSISGPTGGDWNVTVKDQKCQVKKGTAKKPTCTIKMADDNFVKMVTGKLNPMKAYSSGDLKIEGDIMKSQLIEKLFTLK, via the coding sequence ATGATTGGCATTACTTCTTATGGCGCATTTGTTCCGCGTTACAGACTGAGCCGCAGCTCCATTTTCCAGACCATGGGATGGTTTGCCCCGGCGATCATGATGGTCGCCCAGGGTGAACGGTCCATGTGTAACTGGGATGAGGATCCGATTACCATGGCGGTCGGCGCGGGACGGGATTGCTTGACGGAATATGATAAACAGCAGATCGACGGCCTGTACCTGGCGTCAACCAGCCTTCCGTTTATGGATCGCCAGAACGCCGGCATTGTATCGACGGCGTTGAACTTAAGCGAACATATCGCCACCGCCGACTTCACTTCTTCCCAGCGGGCCGGCACCTCTGCGCTGATTCACGCCGTGGAATCGGTCAAGAGCAAGGAAAAAAACAATGTGATGGTCATCGGTACCGATGCCCGGGAAACCAAGCCCGCCTATTTTTATGAAATGTGGTATGGCGACGGTGCCGCCAGTGTAACCATCGGCTCCAAAGACGTGATCGCGGAATACAAAGGATCATTTTCGTTGACCCGTGATTTTGTGGATCATTATAAGGGAAAAGGCCGTCGCTTTGACTATTTCTGGGAAGAGCGATGGGTAAGGGATGAAGGCTTTTCCAAGATCATTCCCGAAGCGGTCAACGGCCTGTTCGAGAAAATCGGAATGACCGGCGATAAGGTCGACAAGTTTGTGTTTCCCTGCTTTTTCGCCAAGGACCGGAAAAAAATCGCCAAGCTGTGCGGCATTGATCCGTCCAGGGTCACTGATCCGCTGCACGAGGTCTGCGGTGATACCGGCGCGGCCCATGCCCTGCTGATGCTGGCCGCGGCACTGGATGACGCCAAGCCCGGTGAAATTATTGTCGTGGCCGGTTTTGGCCAGGGGTGTGACGCCCTCTGTTTCAAGGTAACCAAAAACATTGCCACCCTTGCGCCCAGGGATGGCGCCCACGGCACTCTTGAGAACAAGCTCTCCATTGATAATTATGCCAAGTTCCTGGTTTTCCGTCAGTTGATCGAACCGGATATGGGCATTCGAGCGGAGGCGCCGCTGCAGACGGCGTTGACGGCCCTGTATCGCAACCGGAAAATGTTGCTTGGCCTGGTGGGCGGCAAGTGCCGTGAGTGTGGTACGCCGCAGTTCCCCAAGTCCAAGGTCTGCGTTAACCCTCACTGCGAGGCCATGCACAGTCAGGATGATTATGAGTTTGCCGGCCAGCCGGCCCGGGTCAAGACATTTACCGGGGATATGCTGTCGGTCAGTGTGGATCCGCCCAATATTTACGGTATGGTTCAATTTGACAACGGCGGCCGCATGATGGCGGATTTTACGGATTGCAGCATTGACGATGTCAAGGTCGGCCTGCCGGTGGAAATGGTTTTCCGTCGGCGGGTGGTCGATCCGGAACGCAAATTTTCGTCCTATTTCTGGAAGGCCAAGCCCATTGCCGGTGCTGCCGTGGACGAAGTGGACAAGCTTACCATGGACGGCCGGGTGGCGGTCATTACCGGTGCCGGCGGCGGCCTGGGCCGGGCCTATGCCCTGGAATTCGCCCGGCGCGGCGCCAAGGTGGTGGTCAACGACCTGGGCGGCTCCCGTGATGGTTCGGGTAAAGGATCAAAGTCACCGGCTGAAGTGGTGGTCAAGGAGATCCAGGACCTGGGGGGTGAGGCGATTGCCAATTACGACAACGTGGCAACAGCCAAAGGCGGTGAAAATATTATCAAGGCCGCGGTCAAGGCCTTTGGTACCGTGGATATTGTCGTCAATAACGCCGGTATCCTCAGGGACAAGAGCTTTCTCAAGATGGAACCGGAAAACTGGGACGCTGTTCTGGCGGTCCATCTTACCGGTGCCTATAACGTCACCCGGCCGGCCTTTGCCATTATGAAGGAAAAGGGTTTCGGCCGTATCATCATGACCACGTCCGCTGCCGGTCTTTACGGCAACTTCGGGCAGACAAACTACTCCTCGGCCAAGATGGCCCTGGTCGGTTTCATGAATACCCTTAAGCTGGAAGGGGGCAAATACAATATCAAGGTCAATACTGTCGCTCCCCTGGCCGCTTCCCGGCTGACCGAAGACATCATGCCCCCGGAAATTTTCGAGAAAATGAAACCGGAGTATGTGGTACCCCTGGTCACCTACCTGGCCAGCGAGGAGTGCGAGCCCACCGGCAATATCTTTAATGCCGGCATGGGATATTACAACCGGGCCGCCATAATGACCGGCAACACCGTTCAGATCGGCGATAATGATAAGCTGCCCACGCCGGAGGATATTCATAAAAACTGGGATGCCATCAACAGCCTGGAAGGCGCGAAAGAACTGTCCGACCTGAATACCGCCATGATGGATCTGCTGTCAGGCCCCCAGGCGTCCGGCGGCGCTGAAAAAGCCCAGCCGGCCGGTGATGCAGGAGACGTCACCCCCCAGGTGGTTTTTGATATGATGCCCGGCGTCTTCAAGCCGGAAGCCGCGGCCGGTGTAAATGTGGTCTTCCAGTACAGCATTTCCGGTCCCACCGGAGGCGACTGGAACGTCACGGTCAAAGACCAGAAATGCCAGGTGAAAAAAGGCACGGCGAAAAAGCCCACCTGTACCATCAAGATGGCGGACGATAACTTCGTCAAGATGGTGACCGGCAAGCTCAATCCCATGAAGGCATACTCTTCCGGGGATTTGAAGATCGAGGGCGATATCATGAAATCTCAGCTGATTGAAAAGCTGTTTACCTTAAAATAA
- a CDS encoding acetyl-CoA acetyltransferase, protein MATGIRDKVAIIGMGCTKFGERWDANGEDLLVEAFEECLADSGLEKKDIEAAWFGTCLEEINVGKTGMPLSTTLRLPMIPVTRVENYCATGTEAFRGACYAVASGAYDICLAQGLEKLKDTGYGGLPNPGSGAGTLTWQWWPNISAPGCFAQLASAYAAKYKVSDRDLKRAIAHVSVKSHANGALNPKAHLQKAVTEEQVMNSPIIAHPLGLFDCCGVSDGSACAIVTTPEIAKKMGRKKAEIISVKALQVALSSGQEVGYNEWDGEHFMTTSVCSTRAYKEAGIQDPRKEISMMEVHDCFSITELVTYEDLHISERGQAWKDSLNGVYDRDGEVPCQIDGGLKCFGHPIGASGLRMLYEMYLQLLGRADKRQLDNPKIGLTHNLGGFPFQNICAISIIGKYGE, encoded by the coding sequence ATGGCTACAGGTATCAGAGACAAGGTAGCAATCATCGGCATGGGCTGCACCAAGTTCGGAGAACGCTGGGATGCGAATGGTGAAGATCTGCTCGTTGAGGCGTTTGAAGAGTGCCTGGCGGATTCCGGCCTTGAAAAAAAGGATATTGAAGCCGCCTGGTTCGGCACCTGCCTGGAAGAAATAAATGTCGGTAAAACCGGCATGCCGCTGTCAACCACCCTGCGGCTGCCTATGATTCCGGTGACCCGGGTGGAAAACTACTGCGCCACCGGCACCGAGGCCTTTCGCGGGGCCTGCTATGCCGTGGCGTCCGGGGCCTATGACATCTGCCTGGCCCAGGGGCTGGAAAAACTCAAGGATACCGGTTACGGCGGACTGCCCAACCCGGGCTCCGGCGCCGGCACCCTGACCTGGCAATGGTGGCCGAATATTTCAGCGCCGGGCTGTTTCGCCCAGCTGGCCAGTGCCTATGCCGCCAAGTACAAGGTATCGGACCGGGACCTGAAGCGGGCCATTGCCCACGTGTCGGTGAAAAGCCACGCCAACGGCGCCCTGAATCCCAAGGCCCACCTCCAGAAGGCGGTGACCGAGGAGCAGGTGATGAATTCGCCGATCATCGCCCATCCCCTGGGACTTTTTGACTGCTGCGGCGTGAGTGACGGTTCGGCCTGTGCCATTGTCACCACACCGGAAATCGCCAAAAAGATGGGCAGGAAAAAAGCCGAGATCATCAGCGTCAAGGCACTTCAGGTCGCCCTCAGCAGTGGCCAGGAAGTGGGCTACAATGAATGGGACGGTGAGCACTTTATGACCACTTCCGTATGCAGTACCCGGGCCTATAAGGAAGCCGGTATCCAAGACCCCAGAAAAGAGATCAGCATGATGGAGGTCCATGACTGCTTTTCCATCACCGAGCTGGTTACCTATGAGGATCTGCATATTTCAGAACGGGGCCAGGCCTGGAAGGATTCCTTGAATGGCGTCTATGACCGGGACGGTGAAGTGCCCTGCCAGATCGACGGCGGTCTGAAATGTTTCGGTCATCCCATTGGCGCGTCCGGTCTGCGGATGCTCTATGAAATGTACCTGCAGCTTTTGGGCCGGGCGGACAAGCGCCAGCTGGACAATCCTAAAATCGGGTTGACCCATAACCTGGGCGGTTTTCCGTTCCAGAACATCTGCGCCATCTCCATTATTGGCAAATACGGCGAATAG
- a CDS encoding acyl-CoA dehydrogenase family protein, with product MDFTLTKSQKEIQKAVRDFVKGEFDKDMGLDLEKERAYPAEVLAAACDLGFIGIHFPEKYAGADLGLFENCLIGEELCRKDSTLGLALMLTGYGAECILRFGSEAQKEKYLPVVAEGKAFSAAAFLEAGQGFDLRTVQTTARKEADGWVISGAKSLVLNGGTAGFYVVLCRTDDAAPAPDGRLSMFVVDAGLPGISCQDAGRRMSCNMLSAADVTFDSVKVGADALLGSEGKGFVQVNAYFNELRVVLAALAVGIAQGAYEKALAYIKQREQFGKKLVEFHITWHKVATMATQIECARTFVYRAAWTFDQGKLDAGLSAMAKMTAAKAAVDVAYEAIQLYGGYGFMTEYEVEHFYRDAKFIDLFCGAVGVQKDVIAETIVGKIK from the coding sequence ATGGATTTTACACTCACCAAATCCCAGAAGGAGATTCAAAAGGCCGTCCGGGATTTTGTCAAAGGCGAGTTCGACAAGGATATGGGGCTTGATCTGGAAAAGGAGCGCGCCTATCCGGCCGAAGTGCTGGCCGCGGCGTGCGACCTGGGGTTTATCGGCATCCATTTTCCTGAAAAATACGCGGGTGCCGACCTGGGCCTGTTTGAAAACTGCCTGATCGGCGAGGAGCTGTGCCGAAAGGATTCCACTCTGGGGCTGGCCCTGATGCTCACGGGCTACGGCGCTGAATGTATTCTCCGCTTCGGGAGTGAGGCCCAGAAGGAAAAATATTTGCCGGTCGTGGCGGAAGGAAAAGCCTTTTCCGCGGCGGCATTCCTGGAAGCGGGTCAGGGATTTGATCTGCGCACCGTTCAGACCACGGCCCGTAAAGAGGCCGATGGCTGGGTGATCAGCGGTGCCAAGTCCCTGGTGCTAAACGGTGGCACGGCCGGGTTTTACGTGGTGCTCTGCCGCACCGATGACGCGGCCCCCGCGCCGGACGGGCGGCTGAGCATGTTCGTGGTGGACGCCGGCCTGCCGGGAATCTCCTGCCAGGATGCTGGACGCCGCATGAGCTGCAACATGCTGTCTGCCGCGGACGTGACCTTTGACAGTGTCAAGGTCGGGGCCGACGCGCTGCTGGGTTCGGAAGGCAAGGGGTTTGTCCAGGTGAACGCCTATTTTAACGAGCTGCGGGTGGTACTGGCAGCCCTGGCCGTAGGCATCGCCCAGGGGGCCTATGAAAAGGCCCTAGCTTACATCAAACAGCGGGAGCAGTTCGGCAAGAAGCTTGTTGAGTTTCATATCACCTGGCACAAGGTGGCCACCATGGCGACGCAGATCGAGTGCGCGCGCACCTTTGTCTACCGGGCCGCCTGGACCTTTGACCAGGGCAAGCTGGATGCGGGGCTGTCCGCAATGGCCAAGATGACGGCGGCCAAAGCGGCCGTGGATGTGGCCTACGAGGCGATCCAGCTGTACGGCGGTTACGGGTTCATGACCGAGTATGAAGTGGAACATTTTTACCGGGACGCCAAGTTTATTGACCTTTTCTGCGGTGCCGTGGGTGTCCAGAAAGATGTGATCGCGGAAACCATTGTCGGTAAAATAAAATAA
- a CDS encoding acyl-CoA dehydrogenase family protein: MDILHYTEAHEAFRKRLRAFCEKEITPHVEEWEASHIVPKSAWKAMGAGGFLCTNAPAEYGGHGLDFLYSVIVAEELARTNHTGLAAPLHSDIVVPYIVSYGSEEIKKKYIPGCTSGDIITAVAMTEPDAGSDVAAMTTIAVEEGDEVVLNGSKTFITNGINADLVVVAAKDPAAENPHQAVSLYIVEDGTPGFTRGRHLEKMGFHSQDTAELFFTNCRIPRKNLLGEKNMGFVMLMEKLQQERLICAVMAQFAVEIMMEAVVGYCKGTKDTTGKPYSKHQAVNFQLVEMMTEAHIGRVFMEKLVADHMEGKNVVRETCMAKYWHTDLTQTISNQVLDLIGEEATAERSLILRGWRDLRVLPIFAGTNEIMKLVVGKMSGL; encoded by the coding sequence ATGGATATACTGCATTATACGGAAGCCCATGAAGCGTTCCGCAAGCGGCTCCGCGCATTCTGTGAAAAAGAGATCACCCCCCATGTCGAGGAGTGGGAGGCAAGCCATATCGTGCCCAAAAGCGCCTGGAAGGCCATGGGTGCCGGAGGGTTTTTGTGTACCAACGCGCCGGCTGAATACGGTGGCCACGGCCTGGATTTTCTCTATTCGGTGATCGTGGCCGAAGAGCTGGCCCGGACCAACCACACCGGGCTGGCCGCGCCCCTGCACAGCGACATCGTGGTGCCCTACATCGTTTCCTACGGCTCGGAGGAGATCAAGAAAAAATACATTCCCGGGTGCACGTCCGGCGACATCATCACGGCTGTGGCCATGACCGAACCGGATGCCGGCAGTGACGTTGCCGCCATGACCACCATCGCGGTGGAAGAGGGCGACGAGGTAGTGCTCAACGGGTCCAAGACCTTTATCACCAACGGCATCAACGCCGACCTGGTGGTGGTGGCGGCAAAGGACCCGGCCGCGGAAAACCCCCACCAGGCGGTTTCCCTTTACATTGTGGAAGACGGCACCCCCGGTTTTACCCGGGGCCGGCACCTGGAGAAGATGGGCTTCCACAGCCAGGACACGGCCGAGCTGTTTTTCACCAACTGCCGCATCCCCAGGAAAAACCTGCTGGGCGAAAAGAACATGGGGTTTGTCATGCTCATGGAAAAGCTTCAGCAGGAGCGGCTGATCTGCGCGGTCATGGCCCAGTTTGCCGTGGAGATCATGATGGAGGCCGTGGTGGGGTACTGCAAGGGCACCAAGGACACCACGGGCAAGCCCTACTCAAAACACCAGGCCGTCAACTTCCAGCTGGTGGAGATGATGACCGAGGCCCATATCGGACGGGTGTTTATGGAAAAGCTGGTGGCCGACCACATGGAAGGAAAGAACGTGGTTCGGGAGACCTGCATGGCCAAGTACTGGCACACCGACCTGACCCAGACGATCTCCAACCAGGTGCTGGACCTGATCGGCGAGGAGGCCACGGCCGAACGGAGCCTGATTCTGAGGGGCTGGCGGGACCTGCGGGTGCTGCCGATTTTTGCCGGCACCAACGAGATCATGAAGCTGGTGGTGGGGAAGATGTCGGGCCTGTAA
- a CDS encoding CaiB/BaiF CoA transferase family protein, whose translation MLANGSLTGIKVIDLSRLLPGPYCTMILADHGARVIAIEDRRFLADGLFLNTVNRNKEHITLNLKSEQGKKIFFDLVKDADVVVEGFRPGVVEKLGVDYKTVAEKNPKIVYCSISGYGQTGEYRDRSGHDVNYLALCGVLDLIGDKDRPPAIPGVQFADIAGGGMSAAIGILLALVARQTTGKGQYIDISMTDSMLAFLPTALFMHHAIGVFPERANALLSHRYAFYNTYETKDGRHISIGALEHRFWKNLCAHLGLDAFIPLQYDEPRRQEIIDTLRDIFRAKTLDQWKTDLAGVDCCWAPVQSVAEVLDDPFFAHREMVVDSGDPDARKAKTIGVPVKLSDTPGSVRTVPDSFGQSTVAVLGELGYTKEQIETFFKDGVV comes from the coding sequence ATGCTTGCCAACGGCTCCCTGACCGGCATCAAGGTGATCGATCTTTCACGGCTGTTGCCCGGCCCTTACTGCACCATGATCCTGGCCGATCACGGGGCCCGGGTCATTGCCATCGAGGACCGGCGCTTTCTGGCAGACGGCCTGTTTTTAAACACCGTCAACCGGAACAAGGAACACATCACGTTAAACCTGAAAAGCGAACAGGGGAAAAAGATATTCTTTGATCTGGTCAAAGACGCTGACGTGGTGGTGGAGGGCTTCCGGCCCGGCGTGGTGGAAAAGCTGGGCGTGGATTACAAAACCGTGGCCGAAAAAAACCCTAAAATCGTTTACTGCTCAATTTCCGGCTACGGCCAGACCGGTGAATACCGGGACAGAAGCGGTCATGACGTAAACTATCTGGCCCTGTGCGGCGTGCTGGACCTGATCGGTGACAAGGACAGGCCGCCCGCTATTCCCGGGGTGCAGTTCGCCGATATCGCCGGCGGCGGCATGAGCGCGGCCATCGGCATTCTGCTGGCCCTGGTGGCCCGGCAGACAACCGGCAAGGGCCAGTACATCGACATCTCCATGACCGATTCCATGCTGGCCTTTCTTCCCACAGCCCTGTTCATGCACCATGCCATCGGTGTCTTTCCGGAGCGGGCCAACGCCCTTCTGTCTCACCGGTACGCCTTTTACAACACCTATGAAACAAAGGACGGCCGCCACATCTCCATCGGGGCACTGGAGCACCGGTTCTGGAAAAACCTCTGCGCCCACCTGGGCCTTGATGCCTTTATTCCCCTGCAGTATGATGAGCCACGGCGGCAGGAGATCATCGACACCCTAAGAGACATCTTCCGGGCCAAAACCCTGGACCAATGGAAAACCGATCTGGCCGGTGTGGACTGCTGCTGGGCTCCGGTCCAGTCCGTGGCCGAAGTGCTGGACGATCCTTTTTTTGCCCACAGAGAAATGGTGGTGGACAGCGGTGATCCGGATGCCCGCAAAGCCAAAACCATCGGGGTGCCGGTCAAGCTTTCCGACACGCCGGGCAGCGTGCGTACCGTGCCGGACAGTTTCGGCCAGAGCACGGTTGCCGTGCTGGGCGAACTGGGATATACAAAAGAACAAATCGAAACCTTTTTTAAAGACGGAGTGGTCTGA
- a CDS encoding succinate dehydrogenase cytochrome b subunit — protein sequence MHVMLQTLGSSIGKKLLMALTGFCFCGFLAVHLAGNLSVYGGPAFFNSYVEHLHSLGVLIHVAEIGLLALALVHVTTGILLFIGNLRARPVRYAVSRRSGGRTWGSATMPYTGFVILAFVIYHLIGFHFADHSTRTVFQIMTDAFASPGVALLYSAAVLLVGLHISHGFWSLFQTFGANHPAYMPVIEKIGMGFAVFVAVGFGSIPIYLWLS from the coding sequence ATGCATGTGATGCTCCAAACCCTGGGCAGTTCCATCGGCAAGAAGCTGCTGATGGCGCTCACCGGGTTCTGTTTCTGCGGTTTTCTGGCGGTTCACCTGGCCGGCAACCTGTCGGTGTACGGCGGCCCCGCTTTTTTCAACAGCTACGTCGAGCACCTGCACTCCCTGGGGGTGCTGATTCACGTGGCGGAAATCGGCCTGCTGGCCCTGGCCCTGGTCCATGTGACCACCGGCATTCTTCTTTTTATCGGCAACCTGCGGGCCCGGCCGGTGCGCTATGCCGTGTCCCGGCGGTCCGGGGGCCGCACCTGGGGCTCGGCCACCATGCCTTACACCGGCTTTGTCATTCTGGCCTTTGTGATCTATCACCTGATCGGGTTCCACTTTGCCGACCATTCCACGCGGACCGTATTCCAGATCATGACCGACGCCTTTGCCTCTCCCGGCGTGGCGCTACTGTACAGCGCCGCCGTGCTCCTGGTGGGCCTGCACATCAGCCACGGCTTCTGGAGCCTTTTTCAGACCTTCGGCGCCAACCATCCAGCCTACATGCCGGTGATTGAGAAGATCGGCATGGGGTTTGCCGTTTTTGTGGCCGTGGGGTTTGGTTCCATTCCGATTTATCTGTGGTTATCATAA
- a CDS encoding fumarate reductase/succinate dehydrogenase flavoprotein subunit, which translates to MHLDAHIPAGPLAEKWDRHRFELKLVNPANKRKFTVIVVGTGLAGGAASASLAELGYNVKTFCIQDSPRRAHSIAAQGGINAAKNYQNDGDSVWRLFYDTIKGGDFRAREANVYRLAQLSVNIIDQCVAQGVPFARDYGGLLANRSFGGAQVSRTFYAKGQTGQQLLLGAYGALARQIKAGKVTMFPRREMLDLVMADGKARGITVRNLITGEIESHAADAVVLASGGYGNVFYLSTNAMSSNVTAAFRAYKKGACFANPCFVQIHPTCIPVHGTYQSKLTLMSESLRNDGRVWVPKKPGDRRAPHEIPENERDYYLENKYPSFGNLVPRDVASRNAKEQCDQGKGVGSTGLAVYLDFADAIKRDGEKAIEKKYGNLFAMYEKITGENPYKTPMMIYPAVHYTMGGLWVDYNLMSNLPGLFVLGEANFSDHGANRLGASALMQGLADGYFVIPYTIGGYLAGTPLEKITTGHVAFKESVTQCAGQVDRLLSIKGRRTVDDFHRNLGNILWDHCGMARNDEGLAKAKEMVATLKQEFYEDVTVPGSGADLNQSLEKAGRVTDFFEFAGLMIDDALARRESCGCHLNEAFQTEENEARRDDENNCHVSVWEYAGQDKGPVFHKEPLVFENVKLTQRSYK; encoded by the coding sequence ATGCACCTTGACGCGCACATACCCGCCGGACCGCTTGCGGAAAAGTGGGACCGTCACCGGTTTGAGTTGAAGCTGGTCAACCCGGCCAACAAGCGCAAGTTCACCGTCATCGTGGTGGGCACCGGCCTGGCCGGTGGCGCGGCTTCGGCATCCCTGGCCGAGCTGGGGTATAACGTAAAGACCTTCTGTATTCAGGACAGTCCCCGGCGGGCCCACAGCATCGCGGCCCAGGGCGGTATCAACGCGGCCAAGAATTACCAGAACGACGGGGACAGCGTGTGGCGGCTCTTTTACGACACCATCAAGGGCGGCGACTTTCGTGCCCGGGAAGCCAATGTCTACCGCCTGGCCCAGCTCAGCGTCAACATCATCGATCAGTGCGTGGCCCAGGGGGTTCCCTTTGCCCGGGATTACGGGGGCCTGCTGGCCAACCGCTCCTTTGGCGGGGCACAGGTGTCGCGCACCTTTTACGCCAAGGGCCAGACCGGCCAGCAGCTGCTGCTGGGGGCCTACGGCGCCCTGGCGCGCCAGATCAAGGCCGGCAAGGTGACCATGTTCCCCCGCCGCGAGATGCTTGACCTGGTAATGGCCGACGGTAAGGCCCGGGGCATCACGGTGCGCAACCTGATTACCGGCGAGATTGAATCCCATGCCGCCGATGCCGTTGTACTGGCCTCCGGCGGTTACGGTAACGTGTTTTACCTTTCCACCAACGCCATGTCCAGCAACGTCACCGCCGCCTTTCGGGCTTACAAAAAAGGGGCCTGTTTTGCCAATCCCTGTTTTGTGCAGATTCATCCCACCTGCATCCCGGTCCACGGCACCTACCAGTCCAAGCTCACCCTGATGAGCGAAAGCCTGAGAAACGATGGCCGGGTGTGGGTACCCAAAAAACCCGGGGACCGGCGGGCCCCTCACGAGATTCCGGAAAACGAGCGGGACTACTACCTGGAAAACAAGTATCCCAGCTTCGGCAACCTGGTGCCAAGGGACGTGGCCTCCCGTAATGCCAAGGAGCAGTGCGACCAGGGCAAGGGCGTGGGCTCCACCGGCCTGGCCGTTTACCTGGATTTTGCCGATGCCATAAAGCGGGACGGGGAAAAGGCCATTGAGAAAAAGTACGGCAACCTGTTTGCCATGTACGAAAAGATCACCGGCGAAAATCCTTATAAAACCCCCATGATGATCTACCCGGCCGTGCACTACACCATGGGCGGGCTGTGGGTGGACTACAACCTCATGAGCAACCTGCCCGGCCTGTTCGTGCTGGGCGAGGCCAATTTTTCCGATCACGGCGCCAACCGGCTGGGCGCCAGCGCCCTGATGCAGGGGCTGGCCGACGGCTATTTTGTGATTCCCTACACCATCGGCGGGTATCTTGCCGGCACGCCGCTGGAGAAAATCACCACCGGCCACGTGGCTTTCAAGGAATCCGTAACCCAGTGTGCCGGTCAGGTCGACCGGCTGTTGTCCATCAAGGGCCGTCGCACGGTGGACGATTTTCACAGGAACCTGGGAAACATCCTGTGGGACCACTGCGGCATGGCCAGAAACGACGAAGGCCTGGCAAAAGCCAAAGAGATGGTGGCCACGTTGAAGCAGGAGTTTTATGAGGACGTCACGGTTCCCGGCAGCGGGGCCGATCTGAACCAGTCCCTGGAAAAGGCCGGCCGGGTGACCGACTTTTTCGAGTTTGCCGGCCTGATGATCGACGATGCCCTGGCCCGGCGGGAGTCGTGCGGGTGCCACCTGAACGAGGCCTTTCAGACTGAGGAGAACGAGGCCCGGCGGGACGATGAAAACAACTGCCACGTATCGGTGTGGGAATATGCCGGCCAGGATAAAGGCCCTGTGTTTCACAAGGAGCCCCTTGTGTTTGAAAACGTCAAACTGACCCAGAGGAGTTACAAATAA
- a CDS encoding succinate dehydrogenase/fumarate reductase iron-sulfur subunit → MDRINLTLKVWRQENGDSKGGFETYTARDISTDMSFLEMMDVVNEELALAGKEPIAFDHDCREGICGMCGAVVGGFAHGHEKGTTLCQLHMRHFSDGDTVVIEPWRSRAFKVVKDLVVDRSAFDRIIQEGGYISVNTGGAPDGNAIPISQEAAEKAMDAASCIGCGACVASCPNGAAMLFVGAKISQLALLPQGRPEAGQRVRAMLKAHDSLGFGNCSNERECEARCPKNISIVNIARMNREFIKAGLLAE, encoded by the coding sequence ATGGACCGCATCAATCTGACCTTGAAGGTATGGCGCCAGGAAAACGGCGACAGCAAAGGCGGGTTTGAAACATACACGGCCAGGGATATTTCCACGGACATGTCGTTTCTTGAAATGATGGACGTGGTCAACGAGGAACTGGCCCTGGCCGGCAAAGAGCCCATCGCCTTTGACCATGACTGCAGGGAAGGGATCTGCGGCATGTGCGGCGCCGTGGTCGGCGGCTTTGCCCACGGCCATGAAAAGGGCACCACGCTCTGCCAGCTTCACATGCGCCACTTTTCCGATGGCGACACCGTGGTGATCGAACCGTGGCGATCCCGGGCCTTCAAAGTGGTAAAAGACCTGGTGGTGGACCGCAGCGCCTTTGACAGGATCATTCAGGAGGGGGGCTATATTTCCGTGAACACCGGCGGTGCCCCGGACGGTAACGCCATTCCCATCTCCCAGGAGGCGGCGGAAAAGGCCATGGACGCGGCCTCCTGTATCGGGTGTGGGGCCTGCGTGGCGTCCTGTCCCAACGGCGCGGCCATGCTCTTTGTGGGTGCCAAGATCTCCCAGCTGGCCCTGCTGCCCCAGGGCCGGCCCGAAGCCGGACAGCGGGTTCGGGCCATGTTAAAGGCCCACGACAGCCTGGGGTTTGGCAACTGTTCCAACGAGCGGGAGTGTGAGGCCCGGTGTCCAAAGAATATTTCCATTGTCAACATTGCCCGCATGAACCGTGAGTTTATCAAGGCCGGGCTTTTAGCAGAATGA